A genomic stretch from Pseudoliparis swirei isolate HS2019 ecotype Mariana Trench chromosome 18, NWPU_hadal_v1, whole genome shotgun sequence includes:
- the dusp7 gene encoding dual specificity protein phosphatase 7 has product MKIHHLWTDSVIVTMTMMSSKSVEWLQEELESGASSLLLLLDCRPHELYESSHIESAINLAIPGLMLRRLKKGNLPIRSIIPNNEDKEKFVKRCKTDVVVLYDEATPERQESGLGSSVLGLLLQKLRDDGCKAFHLEGGFNKFQSEYPEHCETNLDCSCPSSSPPASVLGLGGLRISSDCSDGESDREPGSATESEGSPLPNNQPAFPVQILPYLYLGCAKDSTNLDVLSKYNIKYILNVTPNLPNMFEHEGDFKYKQIPISDHWSQNLSQFFPEAISFIDEARSKKCGILVHCLAGISRSVTVTVAYLMQKLNLSLNDAYDFVKRKKSNISPNFNFMGQLLDFERTLGLNSPCDNHSTSPTHDQLFFTTPTNHNVFQLDTLESR; this is encoded by the exons ATGAAAATACATCATCTTTGGACAGACTCTGTGATCGTGACCATGACGATGATGTCGAGTAAGAGCGTGGAGTGgctccaggaggagctggagtctgGGGCCAgctccctgctgctgctgctggactgcAGACCCCATGAGCTGTACGAGTCCTCGCACATCGAGTCGGCCATCAACCTGGCCATCCCGGGCCTCATGCTGCGGAGGCTGAAGAAGGGCAACCTCCCCATCCGCTCCATCATCCCCAACAACGAGGACAAGGAGAAATTCGTCAAGCGGTGCAAGACGGACGTGGTGGTGCTGTACGACGAGGCGACCCCGGAGCGGCAGGAGTCCGGACTGGGGAGCTCCGTGCtggggctgctgctgcagaagcTCCGGGACGACGGGTGCAAGGCGTTCCACCTGGAGG GGGGCTTTAACAAGTTCCAGTCGGAGTACCCCGAGCACTGCGAGACCAATTTGGACTGCTCCTGTCCCAGCAGCTCGCCACCGGCCTCCGTCCTCGGCCTGGGAGGACTCCGCATCAGCTCCGACTGCTCAGACGGGGAATCCGACCGTGAGCCGGGCAGCGCCACAGAGTCGGAGGGCAGCCCGCTCCCCAACAACCAGCCAGCGTTTCCTGTCCAGATCCTGCCGTACCTTTACCTGGGCTGTGCCAAAGACTCCACCAACCTGGATGTGCTCAGCAAGTACAACATCAAGTACATCCTCAACGTGACGCCCAACCTGCCCAACATGTTCGAACACGAAGGCGACTTCAAGTACAAACAGATCCCCATCTCCGATCACTGGAGCCAGAACCTCTCTCAGTTTTTCCCCGAAGCCATTTCATTCATTG ACGAAGCTCGCTCCAAAAAGTGCGGCATCCTGGTGCACTGCCTGGCCGGCATCAGCCGCTCGGTGACCGTCACGGTGGCCTACCTGATGCAGAAGCTCAACCTGTCCCTCAACGACGCGTACGACTTTGTCAAGCGGAAAAAGTCAAACATTTCCCCAAACTTCAACTTCATGGGCCAGCTGCTGGACTTTGAGCGGACGCTGGGCCTCAACAGCCCGTGTGATAACCACTCCACCTCCCCGACGCACGACCAGCTCTTCTTCACCACCCCGACCaatcacaatgtgtttcaactGGACACGCTGGAGTCCAGATGA